The following proteins come from a genomic window of Sesamum indicum cultivar Zhongzhi No. 13 linkage group LG10, S_indicum_v1.0, whole genome shotgun sequence:
- the LOC105172272 gene encoding uncharacterized protein LOC105172272 produces the protein MLHGGLSILDGTLLREADLSAPPWQQVGVIACAEVLQLAENRASLSLHGVVLPETLKSAALLRLGFSDAAAFRTKELDCSDASLTFRNYVLAIADELRDDPIAVAILDGRTLQMFLEDEDDFAMLAENLFTDLDTEDRGKISKDEIQSALIHMGIELGIPPVSEFPQLNDILKSHGAEGKEELGQAQFAELLQPVLQELADSLAKKPVVVVVQHIKIVNGSKLRKLVADERQLDDIVKKIMQEKYESKSEWSSTMKVRHFLEKHGDDFGLPPPELDEMVVLFDDIFSEVESQNDAAESEKDGFMVLLKKILENFAEKLEANPILYDLHSSH, from the exons ATGTTGCACGGAGGATTGTCAATCTTGGACGGAACTCTGCTGAGAGAGGCGGATCTATCTGCGCCTCCTTGGCAGCAGGTAGGAGTGATCGCCTGCGCGGAAGTGCTTCAGCTGGCTGAAAACAGGGCCTCGCTCTCCCTCCATGGCGTCGTACTACCGGAAACTCTCAAGTCAGCCGCTCTCCTACGGCTTGGTTTTTCCGATGCCGCTGCATTCCGTACGAAGGAGCTTGATTGCTCCGATGCCTCGTTAACTTTTCGAAATTACGTCTTGGCCATCGCCGATGAACTGAGAG atGATCCTATTGCTGTGGCAATTTTGGATGGAAGAACTCTTCAAATGTTTttggaagatgaagatgattTTGCGATGTTAGCTGAGAATCTATTCACTGATTTAGACACAGAAGATAGAGGAAAGATTAGTAAGGATGAGATACAGAGTGCTCTCATACATATGGGCATTGAACTGGGGATTCCTCCTGTGTCAG AATTTCCTcaattaaatgatatattaaaaagtcATGGGgcagaaggaaaagaagaacTTGGACAGGCACAATTTGCGGAGCTGTTGCAACCTGTGCTACAAGAACTGGCCGATAGTCTTGCTAAGAAGcctgttgttgttgttgtacAGCACATCAAGATCGTCAATGGTTCTAAGCTGAGAAAG CTTGTGGCCGATGAGAGGCAACTAGACGACATTGTTAAGAAGATAATGCAAGAAAAGTATGAAAGCAAGAGCGAATGGTCAAGCACCATGAAAGTCAGGCATTTCCTTGAGAAACATGGGGATGATTTCGGCTTACCACCACCGGAACTGGATGAAATGGTGGTTCTCTTTGATGACATATTTAGTGAGGTGGAGAGCCAAAATGATGCTGCTGAATCAGAAAAAGATGGATTCATGGTGCTGCTCAAGAAGATCCTTGAGAATTTTGCTGAGAAGCTTGAAGCAAATCCAATTCTTTATGATCTTCATTCTTCACACTGA